Within Hydra vulgaris chromosome 02, alternate assembly HydraT2T_AEP, the genomic segment taatttgtataaagaaGAAGGTCATCAACTTGAGAGTCTTTCTCTGCTTGTTCAGTTAAATTTCCCAATGGTAACTGGATTCCCATTGGACTATATGTACCTTATATGTCTCGGGGTAGTTAAAAAACTTCTAATAAACTGGTGTAAAGGTCCCTGATGTATTATAATAAGTCAATCTGTTAAAGACAGTATTTCAAATGAACTCATAAATTTACGAAGTTATACACCATCCAATTTTTAACGTAGACCACGCTCTTTAAATGAACTTGAGAAGTGGAAAGCAACAGAGTTTCGATTCTTTCTGCTTTATGCTGGACCTGttgttttaaaaggaaaaataaataaaactaactgTCTTATTTATTTCTCTTTCAATTGCTATGCACATACTGCTTTCAGATAAAATGGTGAAAAATGAATTGTTAGTGGCATATGCTAAACAGTTGCTTATATGGTTCGTTAGAGAAGTACAAATTTTGTATGGGGAGATCCTTGTAACATACAATACTTATAGCATGATTCATTTAGCTGATGATTGTGTTAACTTTGGTGATAGTCTTGATCATCTATCAGCTTTTccttttgaaaactttttgggtcaaattaaaaaaatggtgcGAAAATCACATCAGACTGTTGCCTAAATACTGAATCAACTAGATGAgagaaaaaaggtttattttagGAGAAGAGGTTTGGTAGATCTTGTAAAATGCTAGGCACTAAATCCTCATTCAGCTTGAAAGTTTTTTCCTGATTGTTTTGAAACATCTTATTTAGACGTTTGTTATGAAAATTCATTAGCCaacctaaaaacaatttttctgaagaaaaaaaagaacttttgaaaaaaggCTTGATGATACCTGTTCAAAAAGGTGATTATGCTTTTTTTCTACTTAAGCATTGTGGTATTGCTTATGATCACTGAtttcttgaattaaaaacacaaattttgatTATACTTGCAGACcatcaatttttaaagaatgtcTTTGCATGTgtcattttgtaaaatttgttataaatttgtcaaatatatagttcattgaataattttaaagtgagtttaatgcattttaatttaaattttttttttgtgaaacaaATACCTGGTAtgtttatagaaataataaaatatttacgctggtgttttacattaataaatttaaaaagcctTTTACAAAGTTCATTGTTTTAATctctaatgtatttttaattttattttgtaacttaTATAAGATTGTTTAGAATTAAATTGCACCAGAATATTGAAATGTCATTTGTcattgttgaatttttaaatggaaaaattaaagaagtgGAAGTGATTGCTAAAAGTTGGATGAAAAATGATGGGAAATGCTTCTGGCCGCCATTTAAAAGTTCTGCTGTAATTCGTAAAGCTGTCACTACCTTGCAGGCTCCAACCTCTGATTGGAAGATATACCCAGCTAGGATTTTATACACTACAGGTTTGcatattactataaaaaaatgtaaaataattgaattagaTACTGAACTGTATGTTTTGACCAGGGCACTGGAGAGGATAAACATGTGCTGGTGCAAATTTATTTTGCGCCCCCTTTTACAATATGGCTATTCTCTCATTTAATATCACTTATTTTAAATCCAATATTCCAACAGGCATTTGTTTAAATTACACTTTCTGAAGGTCTTTAGAATGTTTAAAGAAGATTTccaatgattaaaaaaagtttttttaatttttattttggactccttaaaaaaaaaagttttttttaacaatttttttaattttttttaaaactttttttaaaaactaaaaaattcattaattttcatgggtttttcattaaaattcattaatttttatgcaGTGCACCAACTGTACCCCGTTCTCATAGCTTGCTTTTGCCGCAAACATTTCAATTACATTTTCATTAGGTATTGATAAATGATTTTACGTACATAGATTTGTGTTTAGATTTTTATGAAGAAGCTCGGTCATGCTTAGAAAAAGCAGCAGATACTTCAAATATTGAAACTGACACTGAAGAGAAAAAAGGGACAAAGCGAaagtaaattttactaaaattattttttaataaataaaaaattttgcaataaagaATTACAGAAATCatgcacttttttttgtttaaaaagtaaagtttatattaaaggAGAATGACGGCGATGAAATTCTGTGAAAGTGATGAAGATAATGTGGTTGGTGATGAAGAACTATATGGAAGACATTATTTTGATAGTTCAAATAGCCAAAGAACATCTAACATGATTTCAAATATAGCAGGTTaactatttttgtaaaagtaaaataacggtttgttaaaataaacatgcttatttttttactgaattatagatgtttttaaatcaatatcaaCTCCCCATTTACACAGTGAAATAGCCAGCTTTTCAGTTGCTGATAATAACATTGATTTCTCGAAAGAAACTAATCTATCTCAAGGAAAAATGATGTTGTCTTCAAATatgttggtaaaaaaaaagtcctaatGTTGCTTTTGTTCTAATTAAAATCTGTGTGCGTgtgcagtaaaaaaattaatagaaatcaGAACTATATGTTATAGAATATAATTTTgttgacaaatattttataaatatatgtttgttgacaagtttaaataaaaatcactatatgtttaaaaattttgtttaatttttgtatgtataattTATCTATACCTAGGTAGAAAATGGctttaaaaattgtgttttaaataaagaggATAGCAGAGAAACACATTTGTCTTGCCAgggtaaatttaatttttaagaatgtaCATTTCAACATGttaatcaaagttttatttattttttccatttaggTAATTTTTCATGggtaattttttacaaaatattttacataaataataataaatattatttattttactacattttttttttaagattttcaaaaagttgcatTGAGTTGGATggcaaaaatagataaaaaggTACTActgttgctttttattttaatatcaagGATTACATAAGGCCCccacaaattttcaaaattttgaatcaaatcagaAAAGTGATTTGagaagcaattttaaaaatccataTATTGAAATCAAGATAATTTCATTCTTATAGAATAAACATAATATGTATTctgtaaaatattatcataagagataatatttttttatggcaATGAATAATTACTATACTGCAATTTATAAAGTAAGGTCTTATAATAGAAGGGGGAAGGGGAGCAGTAAATACCTGCTCTAAGTCTCCAATCTCATACAGTgacatcttatttaaaaaaagattagtttaaaaattgttcttttttaagattcaaGACTCAATTCAATTTGCAAATATACAGTATAATTGATTCGATATTCTATTCACTGTTTAAATTTTGGATTTAGAGGGGCTTTGCATTTGGTgtgtaatgttaaaaataattaattcaagatttttttacattttgtagATAGATAAGTTATTTCTACAGCAGTCTACATCAACAGTGAGCGCTAGTTCTTTATCTACAGAGCCCATTTTTGAAAGATGCCTAACAAAATCTGATGTGGGTTTACTAGAAGAAAAAGTCAAGGCtagcaatgtttttaaaagtagagTGGTGAGTTGCTACTGATAACAACTCAATTGTTATGAAATGAAAGTTAACAATATGagttttaatgttatattattatttgttatttttaaaaataaaacataaggGTTCATTCGCAAATAAAGTCACGCATTACAACTGTTTATACCCCCTCCTTCCCCCCTTTGTCAGAAAGTGTCACAAATGATCAAATTTATTCTCCTTGTCATGTCACGTAATTTTTgagtgtttttattaaataattatttattttaaaatgtagtaaaaatagtttttaattttattttatgcagtttttaaaattaattgtgaCGTCACAAATTGTTTGGCCTCTTCCCACTCAAAGTGAAACAAAATCAATGACCGCTTTTCCCCCAAATGTTTGACGTATTTTGCGAACGACccttaagtattttttatttttttaataatagatgaATTCTCTTAGTCGTTGTGGAGGTAATACTCCATATAAATCGGCTTTTGCTATTGGAAAGTTGTTGATGAGCGAGGACGCTGGGGCCTGTTTTAATGTCTCTGGTGGTTCATTgaagataagttttaaaacatacACCCTGTATCATATGATAGTGGGTAAGAAtggttttatgcatttttttaggttgtttttttttacaggaaatatattttgtttatcccACTCAGTCATTTATGTAACTATTTGCTATAACTTCTgcagtttgatttttttcaaatttgatttgaatttttgATTTAGATGCGATTACACGACAGCATCATGATGCAAAAATTTGCGAATGTCATTCAGGCATTTCAGAATTTTTAAGGCAATGAGGAACACAACtcaatcaaaaagttttaaaaataaacaatgctGCAAACGctaaataaattgtttgaaaatataaattttgtgttaaattcaataaaaaactttcttacTCAACGCAATGTCTactttctttcattattcttttgaGTTAGCTTTGAATTGCtctatcaataaattttttgctaaatccATTATTTACAGcctattttttacaaaacaaataaagatttgAGCAATatgtataaattgtatatataaatattttatatatatacatatatacatacatacatatatatatatatatatatatat encodes:
- the LOC136076769 gene encoding uncharacterized protein LOC136076769 isoform X1 translates to MSFVIVEFLNGKIKEVEVIAKSWMKNDGKCFWPPFKSSAVIRKAVTTLQAPTSDWKIYPARILYTTDFYEEARSCLEKAADTSNIETDTEEKKGTKRKRMTAMKFCESDEDNVVGDEELYGRHYFDSSNSQRTSNMISNIADVFKSISTPHLHSEIASFSVADNNIDFSKETNLSQGKMMLSSNMLVENGFKNCVLNKEDSRETHLSCQDFQKVALSWMAKIDKKIDKLFLQQSTSTVSASSLSTEPIFERCLTKSDVGLLEEKVKASNVFKSRVMNSLSRCGGNTPYKSAFAIGKLLMSEDAGACFNVSGGSLKISFKTYTLYHMIVDAITRQHHDAKICECHSGISEFLRQ
- the LOC136076769 gene encoding uncharacterized protein LOC136076769 isoform X2; amino-acid sequence: MSFVIVEFLNGKIKEVEVIAKSWMKNDGKCFWPPFKSSAVIRKAVTTLQAPTSDWKIYPARILYTTDFYEEARSCLEKAADTSNIETDTEEKKGTKRKRMTAMKFCESDEDNVVGDEELYGRHYFDSSNSQRTSNMISNIADVFKSISTPHLHSEIASFSVADNNIDFSKETNLSQGKMMLSSNMLVENGFKNCVLNKEDSRETHLSCQDFQKVALSWMAKIDKKIDKLFLQQSTSTVSASSLSTEPIFERCLTKSDVGLLEEKVKASNVFKSRVSLWR